Part of the Longimicrobiales bacterium genome is shown below.
GCGGGCACCGGCGGCGATGAGGCCGGCCTGTTTGCAGCGGACCTGTACCGGATGTACACCCGGTACGCGGACGCGCGGAACTGGGGCGTCGAGCTGGTCGATCTGTCGGAAGGCGAACGCGGCGCCTACAAGGAAGTGGTGTTCATCGTCCGGGGGCGCAACGCCTATGGCGACCTGCGTCACGAATCCGGCGTACATCGCGTACAGCGCGTGCCGGCGACGGAGAATCAGGGCCGAATCCACACGTCTGCGGCCACCGTTGCGGTGCTGCCGGAAGCGGAGGACGTGGACATCGAGATCCGCGATGAGGACCTCAGGATCGACGTCTATCGTTCCAGCGGTCCGGGCGGGCAGTCGGTCAATACGACGGACTCGGCGGTGCGGATCACGCATATCCCGACGGGCGTCGTGGTGACGTGTCAGGACGAGAAGTCGCAGCTGAAGAACAAGACCAAGGCGATGAAGGTCCTGCGCAGCCGCCTGCTCGATGCGCGCATCGCGGAGCAGGAGGCGGAACGGTCACGGGACCGGAAGACGCAGGTGGGCACCGGCGACCGCTCGGCCAAGATCCGCACGTACAACTTCCCGCAGGGCCGCGTCACGGATCATCGCATCGGGTTGACGATGCACCGGCTTCACGAGGTGCTCGACGGCGATCTCGATGAGCTGATCGGTGCACTCAAGCTGGCGCGCGAGGCGGAGCAGCTCGAGTCCGCGTCCGCGGCCTGAGGCCGGCGTGACGGAGCGGGCGCTGGACGTCTCGCGCAAGGCCGCGGGCGTCCTCGAGGAACGCGGCTTCGAACAGGCGCGGCTCGAGTCCGAGCTGCTGCTGGCGGGCATTCTGGGACTGAAACGGCTCGACCTGTATCTTCAGCATGATCGCCCGCTGACGGAGAACGAGCTGGAGCAGTACCGCAGCGCGGTCCGCCGCCGGCTCAGGCGCGAGCCCGTGCAGTACATCCTGGGCACGGCCGCCTTCCGCGGCCTGGACCTCCAGGTAGATGCGCGCGTGCTGATCCCGCGGCCGGAGACCGAAGTGCTCGCGGGCGCGGTGCTGGACTGGTCGAGAAGGCAGGGGCGGTGGGGCGGCGTTCTCGACATCGGTACGGGATCGGGCGCCATCGCGCTCAGCCTGGTCACAGAGGGTGAGTACGAGCGGGTGGTAGCGAGCGACGTCTCAGTGGACGCGCTCGACGTGGCGCGGCTGAATGCGGCCCGACTCGGCGTGGCCGATCGGATCGAGTTCCGCGAGGGATCGCTGTTCGACGTGGTCGGTGAGGGCGAGCGCTATGACGTCATCGTGTCGAATCCGCCGTATGTGGCGGAGTCGGACCGGGGCGGTCTCGCAGCCGAGGTCGTGACGCATGAGCCGGGAACTGCGTTGTTCGCCGGCGCCGACGGTCTGGCCGTGATCGGCGGGCTCATCGCGGGCGCGGCGGACCGGCTTCGCCCGGGTGGACTGCTGGCCCTCGAGATGGGGGCGATGCAGGGGCCGGCCGTCCTGGATCTGCTTGCGAAATCGGGCAGGTACGTCGATTCGCGGGTGGAGCGCGACCTCGCCGGGCGCGACCGGATCGCGCTGGCGCAGACAGTCGGACGCGGAACCCACTCTGCATAACGGCTCAAAGGCACATGGCCGTGTCGCCGGTACCGCGGGCCGGAAGATCTGTATGCGCCACTGCCATGATGGGCTGAGCCGGTATGCAGAGTGGGTTCCGCGTCCGGTGGCGCCGGTGGCGACGCCGGCGTAATAATTGGTGACTCTACCGGCGTGCGCCGGTTCATGCGGCATGGAGGAGTAATGACGGACGGAATGAAGGAACGCGCCCAGGAGCTGGGGCGCCTGCTCGGTCAGAGCGACGAGTACAAGGCGCTCGGGCGCGCGCGGCAGCGACTCACGGATGACCAGGACGCCGTAGGGGCGATGACGCGGCTCGACAAGCTGGAGCGGGAGATTTCCACCGCGCTCCACAGCGGCCAGGAGCCGGAGGAGAGCGCGAAACAGGAGTACGAGACCGTATTCGGCACGCTGCAGTCGTCGACTTCCTATCAGGGGCTGGTGGCCGCGCAGTCGAATTTTGACAAGCTGCTGCAGCGGGTGAACGAGGAGATCTCGCGCGGTATGGAGATGGGCGCGCAGTCACGCATTATCCTGCCGTCCTGAGGCAAGCATGGCCCTCGAGTCGTTGCGAAGCGGCGTCTACGGGATCATACGACCGCTCATCGATGTTCTCGTGCGGCACCGGGTGCATCCCAATCTGCTCACGACGCTCGGGTTCCTGTCCACGCTCGGCGCCGGTCTGGCGTTCCATCAGCATCAGGTCCGCTGGGCCGGTTTCCTGATCCTGCTCGGCGGCTTTTTCGACATCCTCGATGGCCGTGTCGCCCGGCTGACTGCGCTCGGCAGCAAGTTCGGCGCATTCTATGACTCGA
Proteins encoded:
- the prfA gene encoding peptide chain release factor 1; the encoded protein is MSWESRIPSVRQRYSDLTDRLADPAVLNDRDTLRKVAQEQAELAPLVEVADRLERVRAQLGEARALIGSGEEPELVELAEAEVGELEAEEERLSAELRRLLLPKDPLADRAAVVEIRAGTGGDEAGLFAADLYRMYTRYADARNWGVELVDLSEGERGAYKEVVFIVRGRNAYGDLRHESGVHRVQRVPATENQGRIHTSAATVAVLPEAEDVDIEIRDEDLRIDVYRSSGPGGQSVNTTDSAVRITHIPTGVVVTCQDEKSQLKNKTKAMKVLRSRLLDARIAEQEAERSRDRKTQVGTGDRSAKIRTYNFPQGRVTDHRIGLTMHRLHEVLDGDLDELIGALKLAREAEQLESASAA
- the prmC gene encoding peptide chain release factor N(5)-glutamine methyltransferase, with amino-acid sequence MTERALDVSRKAAGVLEERGFEQARLESELLLAGILGLKRLDLYLQHDRPLTENELEQYRSAVRRRLRREPVQYILGTAAFRGLDLQVDARVLIPRPETEVLAGAVLDWSRRQGRWGGVLDIGTGSGAIALSLVTEGEYERVVASDVSVDALDVARLNAARLGVADRIEFREGSLFDVVGEGERYDVIVSNPPYVAESDRGGLAAEVVTHEPGTALFAGADGLAVIGGLIAGAADRLRPGGLLALEMGAMQGPAVLDLLAKSGRYVDSRVERDLAGRDRIALAQTVGRGTHSA
- a CDS encoding YlbF family regulator gives rise to the protein MTDGMKERAQELGRLLGQSDEYKALGRARQRLTDDQDAVGAMTRLDKLEREISTALHSGQEPEESAKQEYETVFGTLQSSTSYQGLVAAQSNFDKLLQRVNEEISRGMEMGAQSRIILPS